The following coding sequences are from one Mytilus trossulus isolate FHL-02 chromosome 8, PNRI_Mtr1.1.1.hap1, whole genome shotgun sequence window:
- the LOC134681037 gene encoding fibrinogen-like protein A encodes MDNLGMDEHLIESQKRTFWVRNRTFIYTAGGLIVGCFVTVGISYLFFSLGKNNAQGNVQTNVGSMNAAQRQQSETIDGNTTISKDNYILYSKEDHAELIALLHKFKNESEKALLSMKDSKEEIVKLLADIKNKTSNNDVMRDCVDWQQSGMTTNGIYSITPIGFKPFDVYCDMTNDGGGWLVFQRRIDGTIDFFKDWVSYENGFGDINREFWLGNKKLHVLTQEPTELRVDVMAWDNETRYAKYSTFRLGDSSSKYTLYVEGYSGDAGDGLALHHEVKFSTRDQDNDVQRKDCAGSNKGAWWYENCSHSSLNGQYIKGTDGAAMVEKNMGINWEKFKGDYYSMKTASMKLRRKV; translated from the exons ATGGATAATTTGGGTATGGACGAACATCTCATTGAAAGTCAGAAACGTACATTCTGGGTTCGTAATAGAACATTTATATACACTGCTGGTGGTTTGATTGTTGGATGTTTTGTAACTGTTGGAATAAGTTATCTTTTCTTCTCTCTGGGAAAGAACAATGCACAAGGAAACGTTCAGACAAATG TTGGATCAATGAATGCAGCACAACGTCAACAAAGTGAAACAATTGATGGAAATACAACGATAAGTAAAG ataattatattttatactcAAAAGAAGATCATGCTGAACTAATTGCTTTGCTCCACAAATTCAAAAATGAGAGCGAAAAAG CTTTACTATCAATGAAGGATTCCAAAGAAGAAATAGTTAAGCTGCTAGCAGACATAAAGAACAAAACTTCAAACA ATGACGTAATGAGAGATTGTGTTGACTGGCAACAGAGTGGTATGACAACAAATGGTATTTACAGTATAACACCAATAGGATTCAAACCATTTGATGTGTACTGTGATATGACAAATGATGGTGGAGGATGGCTG GTTTTTCAACGGAGAATAGACGGcacaatagatttttttaaagattgggTGTCGTATGAAAACGGGTTTGGTGACATCAATAGGGAATTCTGGTtag GCAATAAAAAGCTACATGTACTCACACAAGAACCGACAGAACTTCGAGTTGATGTAATGGCCTGGGACAACGAGACAAGATACGCTAAATACTCAACATTTAGGCTCGGTGATTCCTCATCAAAGTATACACTTTATGTAGAAGGTTACAGTGGAGATGCTG GTGATGGCCTAGCTTTACACCACGAGGTGAAGTTCAGTACGCGCGACCAAGATAATGATGTACAGCGTAAAGACTGCGCCGGGTCAAATAAAGGTGCATGGTGGTACGAGAACTGTAGCCATTCCTCTCTCAATGGCCAATATATCAAAGGAACCGATGGTGCCGCGATGGTGGAAAAGAACATGGGTATCAATTGGGAAAAGTTTAAGGGTGACTACTACTCAATGAAAACTGCATCAATGAAGCTTCGCCGGAAAGTTTGA
- the LOC134727712 gene encoding uncharacterized protein K02A2.6-like → MILRLQRYELDVVHLPGKCIPVADTLSRKFLSDTYPGLSDSFEAQVHMIFSSLPISDRKIKEIEKATLSDPQFDILKSVILEGWPQCRSECPAQILEFWNHRDELSVNSGIIFKGHKIVIPTSLRALMLDKIHTGHIGVEKCIRRARDVLFWPKMSLHISDMVLKCSVCLERRNSNVKEPSEPHKIPQYPWQVVATDLFYWNNADYIVIVDYYSLYLEVHKLYGTTSTTVINKLKGTFSRLGIPETVVSDNGHQYSSQEFSEFAKKWDFKHVTSSPHYPQSNGLAEKTVQTVKNMFNKCKKDGKDPYVALLEHRTTPLDIGYTPSQLLMCRKLRSVLPVTQEGLIPKTPIYNEVQNKIDCKKSYEKKYYDKGSKPLKSLNSGDSVRIRGSNGL, encoded by the coding sequence ATGATTTTACGGTTACAGCGTTATGAACTCGATGTTGTGCATTTGCCCGGAAAATGTATCCCCGTGGCTGATACCCTGTCGCGCAAGTTTCTATCGGACACTTACCCTGGTCTTTCTGATAGTTTTGAGGCACAAGTTCACATGATTTTTTCTAGTCTACCGATTAGTGATAGAAAGATAAAGGAAATCGAAAAGGCCACGTTGTCAGACCCCcagtttgatattttaaaatctgttaTTCTTGAAGGTTGGCCACAATGTCGTAGTGAATGCCCAGcacaaattttagaattttggaaCCATAGAGATGAACTTTCTGTGAATAGTGGTATTATTTTCAAGGGACACAAAATTGTTATTCCAACTAGTTTGAGGGCCCTCAtgttagacaaaattcataCGGGGCACATTGGAGTAGAGAAATGTATTCGCAGAGCTCGTGATGTTCTCTTTTGGCCTAAAATGTCATTGCATATCTCGGACATGGTGTTAAAGTGTTCAGTTTGTTTGGAACGTAGAAATTCTAATGTTAAAGAACCATCAGAACCGCACAAAATTCCACAATATCCTTGGCAAGTTGTAGCAACTGATCTTTTTTATTGGAATAATGCCGATTACATTGTAATAGTTGATTATTATAGTCTCTATTTAGAGGTCCATAAACTTTATGGTACTACAAGTACAACTGTTATTAATAAGTTGAAGGGAACATTTTCTAGACTTGGTATTCCTGAGACCGTTGTTTCTGACAATGGTCATCAGTATTCATCCCAAGAGTTTAGTGAATTTGCGAAAAAATGGGATTTTAAACATGTAACATCCAGTCCCCATTACCCTCAATCTAATGGGTTGGCAGAGAAAACGGTACAAACtgtaaaaaacatgtttaataaatgtaaaaaggATGGTAAGGACCCATATGTAGCGCTCTTGGAGCATCGCACAACTCCTTTGGATATCGGATATACCCCTTCACAGTTACTGATGTGCAGAAAACTCAGATCAGTTCTACCTGTCACTCAAGAGGGACTTATACCAAAAACACCTATTTATAACGAAGTTCAGAATAAAATTGATTGTAAAAAgtcttatgaaaaaaaatattatgacaagGGCTCAAAACCACTAAAATCTTTAAATTCCGGAGATTCTGTCAGAATAAGGGGAAGTAATGGACTCTGA